In a single window of the Porites lutea chromosome 14, jaPorLute2.1, whole genome shotgun sequence genome:
- the LOC140925141 gene encoding von Willebrand factor A domain-containing protein 7-like, translating into MRKAALPWLLGFMKFTLAAILFFGSSKSSDVDFFDIVDQTTAEYLTAERRGRNLGRSSGSSAAVISPPRNNKYWGASMQIIKGMNEAKRESRRLSSRGRRKLKQSIRNAIKDNEIPKALNLVGHLFRPECHCPKSQAPCGRLPKHCKKTPSEHENVFKQLRKILGDDLDTLLGRDGNVSLIFVIDTTGSMRDEIEAAKRIVKAIAAHPRKAPVQYILSPYGDPLWGNTMSFSDESSFVSALDRLTAFGGKDCPELAFNGIIDAIEIGKPAITSPMFVLTDAGVKPGEGPKYTLDNALGVVMNNLIPVNFFYSTESGSCGTFQRHEAFVELVDETEGFAMQFNSSGEIMKMSEAMALALDGTTTILEGRSTTSRGRTFRSARDKTYTIPVDDTIETLLVTYIASNDPHRVELRNPARLPQPRTENLAQGGVWIIKRPTHGIWSLVFPANTGTHTVKVQSTSAFNLDFDYLFFDGQELGGEWHDYVAQYPLLGSDAKVKLLIPSRNRLNLSSLRVTLIDKWGRELPDNVELATPSLEGTFNPPLVPFKLKLSGRTAMGQSFQRISPRLVTAKNLRLRQQGRKGYSLLTCGRTLRLYFVIDYNCVDCRDGEKGAFDISVNSSLVTKTPSGASTTAISATYNPVVFAMSSSKAFVTVRLYTPSDVTGILNKMETIQVTARMRRRTPTPADVTSFVDSYKVTCSP; encoded by the exons ATGAGGAAGGCGGCGCTGCCATGGCTACTGGGCTTCATGAAGTTCACCTTAGCTGCGATACTATTCTTTGGGTCATCGAAAAGCTCAGATGTAGATTTCTTCGACATCGTGGACCAAACGACGGCAGAATATTTGACGGCTGAAAGGCGAGGGAGAAATCTTGGTCGAAGCAGTGGTAGTTCAGCGGCGGTTATTTCCCCGCCGAGGAATAACAAGTACTGGggagcatctatgcaaattatTAAAG GAATGAATGAAGCCAAGCGAGAATCCAGGCGTTTATCTAGTAGAGGAAGAAGGAAATTGAAGCAGTCTATCAGAAATGCTATCAAGGACAATGAAATCCCAAAGGCATTAAACTTAGTTGGACATCTA TTCCGTCCGGAGTGCCACTGTCCTAAGAGTCAAGCCCCCTGCGGACGTTTACCAAAGCACTGCAAAAAGACACCATCCGAACACGAAAACGTGTTCAAACAGCTTCGCAAAATTCTGGGCGATGACCTCGACACCCTACTGGGGCGCGATGGCAATGTGTCACTGATCTTTGTGATTGACACCACTGGTAGTATGAGAGATGAGATCGAAGCGGCAAAAAGGATTGTTAAGGCCATTGCAGCTCATCCAAGGAAAGCCCCTGTCCAGTATATTCTGTCACCATACGGAGACCCTc TTTGGGGAAACACCATGAGTTTCTCAGACGAGTCTTCATTTGTATCAGCTCTCGACCGGCTGACGGCTTTCGGCGGCAAGGATTGCCCTGAACTGGCATTCAACGGGATAATAGATGCTATTGAAATCGGAAAACCAGCGATTACTTCGCCTATGTTTGTGTTAACCGACGCAGGAGTGAAACCTGGAGAGGGACCCAAGTACACGCTTGACAACGCCCTTGGTGTAGTCATGAACAACCTGATTCCAGTGAATTTTTTCTACAGTACAGAGTCGGGATCCTGTGGGACTTTCCAACGACATGAAGCGTTCGTAGAGCTTGTGGACGAGACAGAAGGTTTCGCAATGCAGTTTAATTCCTCGGGCGAGATCATGAAGATGAGCGAAGCGATGGCATTGGCTCTTGATGGTACGACGACGATCCTTGAAGGACGCTCGACTACAAGCCGAGGTCGAACTTTCCGTTCGGCAAGGGACAAAACTTACACAATTCCGGTAGACGATACCATCGAAACGCTTCTTGTTACTTATATCGCCTCAAATGATCCCCATCGTGTGGAACTTCGAAATCCCGCTCGCTTGCCCCAGCCACGAACAGAAAATCTCGCCCAGGGAGGGGTTTGGATTATCAAACGACCCACGCACGGCATTTGGTCGCTCGTTTTCCCAGCTAACACTGGAACACACACTGTCAAGGTTCAATCGACCAGTGCCTTCAACTTGGACTTTGATTACCTATTCTTTGATGGACAGGAACTGGGAGGAGAATGGCACGACTATGTAGCGCAATACCCTTTACTTG GTAGTGACGCAAAGGTAAAGCTTCTAATCCCTTCGAGAAACCGCCTCAATCTGAGTTCCTTGAGAGTGACTCTCATTGACAAATGGGGACGTGAGTTACCAGACAATGTCGAACTGGCCACACCCAGCCTGGAGGGCACCTTCAACCCACCTTTGGTACCCTTTAAGCTCAAGCTTTCTGGGAGGACAGCCATGGGACAATCATTCCAGAGAATATCGCCCAGACTGGTCACCGCCAAGAACCTTAGGCTTCGTCAACAGGGCAGAAAGGGGTACAGTCTGTTGACATGCGGAAGGACACTACGTCTTTATTTTGTTATCGACTACAACTGCGTGGATTGCCGCGACGGAGAAAAAGGCGCGTTCGATATATCTGTGAACTCCTCACTGGTTACAAAGACGCCCAGCGGTGCTTCAACCACGGCCATCTCAGCGACGTATAACCCTGTTGTTTTTGCAATGAGTAGTTCCAAGGCTTTTGTAACAGTGAGGCTCTATACACCTTCAGATGTGACCGGAATTCTCAACAAAATGGAAACCATCCAAGTTACTGCGAGAATGAGAAGGCGTACTCCAACTCCCGCTGACGTGACGTCATTCGTTGACAGTTATAAGGTCACGTGTTCGCCTTGA